ACCACCCGCTGCGGCGACCCGGTGTGCAACCGCACCGCCGCCCGGGCGGCGGCGTCGTTGCTGAGGTGCCCCTGTCGGCTCAAGATGCGGTTTCGGACAAACCACGGGTAGGGACTCACCCCCATCAACCGCAGATCGTAGTTGGCCTCCAGCAAGACCACGTCCGCGCCCGCCGCACGCTCGACGAACACGTCTTCCACCGTACCCAGATCCGTCGCAATCGCCACGCGCACGCCGTAGGCGGACAAGACAAACCCCACCGGATCGGCAGCGTCGTGCGCCACCGGCACCGCCTCCACCGTCCACTCCCCGATACGGAACGCACGGGCGTTGTCGATTCGGTCGTGGGACGCCCCGGAGAGGAAAGCGCACGCCCGCAGCGTCTTCTCGTTTGCCAGCACCGGTGCCCCACTCAACCGTGCCACCGCACCGGCGCTCCGGGCGTGGTCGTCGTGCTCGTGCGTCAGCAAGATCGCCCCCAGCGAGCCCGCCTCTACCCTCGCCGACTGCAACCGGCGCACCGTAGCCTCCGCGGACAGTCCCGCGTCCACGAGCAACCGCGTCCGGCCGGCTTCCAGCAGGACGGAGTTGGCGGCACTGCCGGTGGCGAGCACGCACACCCGCACAGACCCGGCGGCGTTCACAGTGCCATTGTAAGGCGGATCGCCACTCATCCTCTCACCGGCGCCCGCGCCAGCCGCTCCAGCAGAGGGAGCAACTGCCGGTTCAGGATGGCGTCCCAGGTGAAGCGTTCCGCGACGCGCCGCCGCAGCCGGCTCGCATCGCTCCCGAGCAGACACGTCAGGATCTTCTCCGCGACCGTGCGCGGCTCGTCGCCGGGATCGAAGTACGTCAAGAACTCGCCCCCGACCTCGACCGCGGCCGGTATGCGCGTGCAGAACACGGGGGTCCGCAGCATCCCGGCCTCCGCCACCGGCATTCCGAACCCTTCCAGCGTACTCGTGATCAATACCGCGTCACAGAGCAGATACAGGTCTCCGATCACCCGCGGACCGCACCGGATCCCATGCTCGGCGAGGAAACAGACGTCGTCGTCGGCGCCCAGCCCTCGGCGAAGGGCCTGCAGGTCTGCGAGGTACTTCCTGTTGGTGGGATTGTGTACGCCGAGCGGCCCCGTGACGACGATAAGAGGGTCGGCTCCTCTCGCCCGCAGCGCCACCGCGATGTGGATTGCCATCTCGAGGTTCTTCCGCCGCGTGATCCGGATCGGCATCAGCAGAACCGGGAACCGTTCTCGTAAGGGCAGCATCTCGAGAATTCGAAGTGTCTGCGGTTGCAGCCCGTGGAGTGTTTCGACCGACGTACCCGTGTACACGACCGCCACCCCCTGGGCGGGAATCCCGAGGTGGCGGACGAGGAGATCCCGGACCGCTTCTGTGATCGCGACGTAGGTCACGTCGGCGCGTGCAGTCTTCAGCAGGTTCCAAGGATAGGCGTCGCGCATCCGGCCCGCGTCCTGCGGGTTTGCCCACGCCAGATCGTGCGTCCACGCCACCATGCGCACGCGCAACCCCCCGCTCAGAAGCTCGTGCAGTGCGGCCGTGAGGGGGAGGTTCTTGGCCAGCGTGAAGACGTTGTGGGCGAGGCAGATCCGGTTCTCGAGGTGCGGCGTGAGCAGGTCGGCGAGCCGATCCCGCAGCCGCTCGAACAGGGAGGGATCACCTTGGTGCAGCGAGGTGTGTGCCCTCTGGATTTCCGCATGGCGAGAGTAGATCAGGGGCAGGATCGCTGCCGGCAGGCGGCGGCCGCCCCCGCGCCCCGCGACGATCCGGACGTCGTAGCCGGCGCTTCGCAGCAACCGCGCGTGCGTTCCGACGACCGATTCCACGCCGCCGACGACCGGAGGCGCGGTGTAGTGCAGCAGGACGATCTCCGCCATCGAGTTAACTATTCCGGTTCGCCACCCGAGAATCCCGTTCACCGTCCCAGGTTCCCGCCCGCTGCCCGACGACCGTGCGGTTGTCCCCACTACCCACAGTATCCACACCCAGGTATCTGGAACCGGTACCAGGAACGCGTTCCAGGTAGAGGTACCAGGTACGGGCATGAGTTTGAAGGGGTTTCCGGGCTCCTGCTAGAATCGTAGGGTGCGGGCGGGTGTAGCTCAGGGGTAGAGCATCGGCTTCCCAAGCCGAGGGTCGCGGGTTCAAATCCCGTCGCCCGCTCCACGCGGTTCCCCGTAACGTATCCTGGACCCCTCGGGTAAACCTATCACGAAACCCGTCGCCTCTACGGGGCATCCGAACTCGGCTGGCCGCGGTGGAAGATCCTCACCGAGTAGAGCATACGTCCGTGCCAGTCAATCATCTTTACACGGCTAGTCCTCTGCGCCAACGAGCATGAACGGACCCACTGCTCGCGCGGGCGTGAGTCGGCCGGCTTGGTCATAAAAGCACACCCTGTCCGGATCGAGGGTAATCCCTACCGGCGCCCCTCGCTCCGCCTGAAACGCAGCGTCACCTAGGGCCTTCAGACGAATGCCACCCACGGTGACCTCCACGATCTTCCTCCGCCCTACTGGCTGGATCAGACCTACCGTCGCCGGCAGGCCAGCTCCCATACGAGCGTGTTCAGGTCGAATGCCGAGGGTTGCCTCTCCAGCGGCATCCGTGACAGCGACGGCCAGTTCCCCAGCGATTGCCCGCCGATCGCGGATACGACAGGGAATCAGGTTCATCGGCGGAGTCCCAGTGATGGTGGCTACGAACGTGGTGGCCGGGCGAAGGTAGATCTCATCAGGCGCGCCGATTTGATCTACCTGACCGTCGTGAAGCACCAGAATCCGATCGCCCAAAGCGAGGGCTTCCTCGTAATCGTGAGTGGCATAGATGGTCGTCTGTTGTGTCCGCCGCTGCAGTCGGCGTAACTCGGCGATCATCATCTCGCGCACCTTGGCGTCCAGGTTGCTGAGGGGTTGATCCAGCAGGAGGACTTTGGGCTCGCGGACGATAGCGCGGGCGATAGCGACGCGTTGCTGCTCCCCACCACTGTACGTGTGTGGCAACCTCATGAGAAGGTGGCGAATGTTCAGGAGGTCGGCGACATCATACACCCGGCGACGGATTTCCGCCGAAGCCACGCGCCGCATCCGTAGAGGATGTGCGATGTTGTCGAAGCCGGACATGTGCGGGTAGAGCGCCAGATCTTCAAAGACCATGGCCACGTCCCGCTGTCCCGGCCGAACCCCGCTCACCGGTTCGCCATCCAGGAAAATCTCTCCCTGATCGGGACGATCCAACCCGGCAATCAGTCGCAGCACGGTGGTCTTCCCCATACCGGGTGGGCCGAGAAGGCAAAAGAATTCCCCCGAAGTGACATCTAAACTCAGCCCCACAATCGCATTCACGTCTCCGTAGCGTTTGGCGACATGGCGCAGGGAGATCTCAGCCATAGAGGGCTTCTCCCGACTCAACATCAAACAGGTAGAGGGCGTCAGGTGGAAACTCCACATTTACAGCCTGGCCTTCGGCCACCCTGTAGTCACGTTGCGTCACAGCCAGCAGACGGTGCTCCCCAAACGTCATCTCCACCACTTGCTCGCCGCCGATGGGGCGGATCAGATCCACCCGTCCCACACCCTCTCCCCGCCCCAGAACCAAGTCCTCGGGGCGTATGCCCAGTAAATAGGCGCCTGGGCCACGGACAACCTGGACCCAGCGATCCGCCGGAATCACCAAGCCCCCTGCCACCAGCGTCGGCCGCCCCTCCCGTATGGTGAAGCGGCAGGGCAAGAAGTTCATCGTCGGAGAACCGACGAAGCTGGCAACAAAGCGATTGCGTGGTCGACGGTAGACTTCCTCTGGCGTTCCCACCTGCTCCACTCTGGCTCGCTGCATGACAATGACCTGGTCCCCCAGGGATAGGGCTTCTTCCTGATCATGAGTAACGTACACAGCCGTCTGCTGTAACTCCATCTGTAGTCGCCGTAGCTCCGTGCGCATCGTCTCCCGCAGGCCAGGCCGGATGTTGTTGAGCGGTTCATCCAGCAACAGTACCTTGGGCCGAGTCACCAGGGTGCGCCCAACAGCGACACGCTGCATGGTGCTGAGATCCAAACGAG
The DNA window shown above is from Armatimonadota bacterium and carries:
- a CDS encoding MBL fold metallo-hydrolase, encoding MSGDPPYNGTVNAAGSVRVCVLATGSAANSVLLEAGRTRLLVDAGLSAEATVRRLQSARVEAGSLGAILLTHEHDDHARSAGAVARLSGAPVLANEKTLRACAFLSGASHDRIDNARAFRIGEWTVEAVPVAHDAADPVGFVLSAYGVRVAIATDLGTVEDVFVERAAGADVVLLEANYDLRLMGVSPYPWFVRNRILSRQGHLSNDAAARAAVRLHTGSPQRVV
- a CDS encoding glycosyltransferase codes for the protein MAEIVLLHYTAPPVVGGVESVVGTHARLLRSAGYDVRIVAGRGGGRRLPAAILPLIYSRHAEIQRAHTSLHQGDPSLFERLRDRLADLLTPHLENRICLAHNVFTLAKNLPLTAALHELLSGGLRVRMVAWTHDLAWANPQDAGRMRDAYPWNLLKTARADVTYVAITEAVRDLLVRHLGIPAQGVAVVYTGTSVETLHGLQPQTLRILEMLPLRERFPVLLMPIRITRRKNLEMAIHIAVALRARGADPLIVVTGPLGVHNPTNRKYLADLQALRRGLGADDDVCFLAEHGIRCGPRVIGDLYLLCDAVLITSTLEGFGMPVAEAGMLRTPVFCTRIPAAVEVGGEFLTYFDPGDEPRTVAEKILTCLLGSDASRLRRRVAERFTWDAILNRQLLPLLERLARAPVRG
- a CDS encoding ABC transporter ATP-binding protein, yielding MAEISLRHVAKRYGDVNAIVGLSLDVTSGEFFCLLGPPGMGKTTVLRLIAGLDRPDQGEIFLDGEPVSGVRPGQRDVAMVFEDLALYPHMSGFDNIAHPLRMRRVASAEIRRRVYDVADLLNIRHLLMRLPHTYSGGEQQRVAIARAIVREPKVLLLDQPLSNLDAKVREMMIAELRRLQRRTQQTTIYATHDYEEALALGDRILVLHDGQVDQIGAPDEIYLRPATTFVATITGTPPMNLIPCRIRDRRAIAGELAVAVTDAAGEATLGIRPEHARMGAGLPATVGLIQPVGRRKIVEVTVGGIRLKALGDAAFQAERGAPVGITLDPDRVCFYDQAGRLTPARAVGPFMLVGAED
- a CDS encoding ABC transporter ATP-binding protein, which gives rise to MRKQFGQTVAVDGVSLEIPHGRLVCLLGPSGCGKTTILRMIAGLEAPTAGEVRFDGVRMNEVPPAARGVGMVFQNYALFTHLSVYDNLAFGLRVRRQPAAVVDHEVRRIAALLELSDLLSAAVARLDLSTMQRVAVGRTLVTRPKVLLLDEPLNNIRPGLRETMRTELRRLQMELQQTAVYVTHDQEEALSLGDQVIVMQRARVEQVGTPEEVYRRPRNRFVASFVGSPTMNFLPCRFTIREGRPTLVAGGLVIPADRWVQVVRGPGAYLLGIRPEDLVLGRGEGVGRVDLIRPIGGEQVVEMTFGEHRLLAVTQRDYRVAEGQAVNVEFPPDALYLFDVESGEALYG